One Phoenix dactylifera cultivar Barhee BC4 chromosome 14, palm_55x_up_171113_PBpolish2nd_filt_p, whole genome shotgun sequence DNA window includes the following coding sequences:
- the LOC103717539 gene encoding zinc finger AN1 domain-containing stress-associated protein 15-like, which produces MAQESCNLDKDEAEILKPSSSSSPSPSPPSPPPSSSSPPSSLFMNPCEEFPVQRPERPESPAAAASPAAAVVSSTPKPDEEAQSPVRFSNRCSTCRKRVGLTGFRCRCGDLFCGRHRYSDTHDCSFDYKTAGREEIAKANPLVRAAKIIKI; this is translated from the coding sequence ATGGCCCAAGAAAGCTGtaatcttgacaaagatgagGCCGAAATCCTGaaaccctcctcttcttcctccccttctccttctccaccctctcctcctccgTCCTCGTCATCGCCGCCTTCTTCTCTATTCATGAACCCCTGCGAAGAATTCCCGGTGCAGAGGCCCGAGAGGCCGGAATCTCCGGCCGCCGCGGCCTCGCCAGCCGCCGCCGTGGTCTCGAGCACGCCAAAGCCCGACGAAGAAGCTCAGTCACCCGTTCGGTTTAGTAACAGGTGCTCCACCTGCCGGAAAAGGGTTGGCCTGACCGGATTCCGGTGCCGATGCGGCGATCTCTTCTGCGGCCGCCACCGATACTCCGACACCCATGACTGTTCTTTCGATTACAAGACGGCCGGGAGGGAGGAGATTGCGAAGGCCAACCCTCTTGTTAGAGCTGctaagatcatcaagatctaa